In a genomic window of Plectropomus leopardus isolate mb chromosome 6, YSFRI_Pleo_2.0, whole genome shotgun sequence:
- the ube2d4 gene encoding ubiquitin-conjugating enzyme E2 D4 encodes MALKRIQKELSDLQRDPPAQCSAGPVGDDLFHWQATIMGPSDSPYQSGVFFLTIHFPTDYPFKPPKVAFTTKIYHPNINSNGSICLDILRSQWSPALTVSKVLLSICSLLCDPNPDDPLVPEIAHTYKADREKYNKSAREWTQKYAM; translated from the exons ATGGCGTTGAAAAGAATTCAGAAG GAGCTTTCAGACCTACAAAGGGACCCACCAGCTCAGTGCTCTGCTGGACCAGTTGGAGATGATT tgttTCATTGGCAGGCAACAATAATGGGTCCG aGTGACAGCCCATATCAGAGCGGAGTGTTTTTCCTCACTATTCACTTCCCGACAGACTACCCCTTCAAACCACCCAAA GTTGCATTCACCACAAAAATATACCACCCTAATATCAACAGCAATGGAAGTATTTGCCTGGATATACTGAGATCGCAATGGTCACCTGCACTTACAGTATCAAAAG TATTATTGTCTATCTGCTCTCTGCTTTGTGATCCAAACCCGGACGACCCACTGGTACCAGAGATTGCCCATACATACAAGGCTGACAGGGAAAA gtACAACAAATCAGCAAGAGAATGGACACAGAAGTATGCAATGTGA
- the dbnlb gene encoding drebrin-like b isoform X1 — protein MAVNLSKNGPALTAAFKEVVDEKSNTNWALFTYEGNSNDIRLAEKGDGGLEELVEELNSGKVMYAFCRVQDPNSGLPKYVLINWTGEGVKDARKGLCANHVSAMANFLKGAHVTINARAEEDVEPEVIMQKVAKASGANYSFHKEASSRFQDSGPQGPVGSVYQKTNAMSEIRKTNKDNFWAQAEKEEENRRQEERRRADEKRQNLEKEIKDREAKEALQRDKRDKERAIQIDEQKKYQQQQEAESKEQERARWEEQEENQAAQKKAVRRGESVEKANEAASLISQRAVNPREMFKQRERGITPSDSDVPSAAPASPQPGRLQSPFLSKPVYESERASSPQRQASPVPAGSASPVHATEPDVDDGQSRCEYDEQEAAPQEQSEEVAPTANSYIQETAYEEPAQVEESNSCEVNAEDTSDRGICARALYDYQAADDTEISFDPDEIITGIEMIDEGWWRGFSPDGHFGMFPANYVELI, from the exons ATGGCAGTTAACCTAAGCAAAAATGGCCCTGCATTAACAGCTGCGTTTAAAGAAGTGGTAGATGAAAAGTCCAACACCAACTG GGCCTTGTTCACCTACGAGGGAAACAGTAATGATATCCGCCTGGCAGAAAAGGGGG ATGGAGGACTGGAGGAGTTGGTTGAAGAACTTAACAGTGGAAAAGTGATGTATGCTTTCTGTCGGGTCCAGGATCCAAACTCTGGTCTGCCTAAATATGTCCTCATCAACTGG ACTGGAGAGGGAGTGAAGGACGCCAGGAAAGGACTATGTGCAAATCATGTCAGTGCCATGGCCAATTTTCTTAAG GGGGCCCATGTCACAATAAACGCCAGAGCAGAGGAGGACGTGGAACCAGAGGTGATCATGCAAAAAGTGGCCAAAGCGTCGGGAGCCAACTACAGCTTCCACAAAGAAGCTTCCAGCCGCTTCCAGGACAGCGGTCCTCAGGGTCCTGTG GGCTCAGTGTACCAGAAGACCAACGCCATGTCTGAAATCAGAAAGACCAACAAAGACAACTTCTGGGCTCAGGCAGAG aaagaagaggaaaaccGTCGGCAGGAGGAGCGACGCAGGGCAGATGAGAAGCGCCAGAACCTGGAGAAAGagataaaagacagagaggCCAAGGAAGCGCTGCAGAGGGACAAAAGGGACAAAGAGCGGGCCATTCAAATCGATGAACAAAA GAAGTatcaacagcagcaggaagctgagagtaaagagcaggagagagcacgCTGG gaggagcaggaggagaaccAGGCAGCCCAGAAGAAAGCAGTCAGGAGAGGTGAATCTGTGGAAAAGGCCAAT gaGGCAGCTTCTCTCATCTCTCAGCGCGCTGTGAACCCCAGAGAGATGTtcaagcagagagagaggggaataACGCCCAGCGATTCAGACGTCCCCTCTGCTGCCCCTGCAAGCCCCCAGCCAG GGCGTCTGCAAAGCCCTTTTCTGTCTAAGCCAGTGTATGAAAGTGAGCGAGCCAGCTCACCTCAGCGCCAAGCTTCTCCTGTGCCAGCAGGCTCCGCCTCTCCTGTCCATGCCACAG AGCCTGATGTGGATGATGGACAGTCCAGGTGTGAGTATGATGAGCAGGAGGCGGCCCCTCAGGAGCAGTCTGAAG AGGTGGCACCAACTGCCAACTCCTACATCCAAGAGACGGCTTATGAAGAGCCCGCTCAG GTGGAGGAGAGTAACTCCTGTGAGGTGAATGCTGAGGATACATCAGACAGAGGCATCTGTGCCAGAGCCTTATATGACTACCAGGCTG CTGATGACACAGAGATCTCATTTGACCCTGACGAGATCATCACAGGGATCGAGATGATAGACGAGGGCTGGTGGCGAGGCTTCAGCCCAGACGGCCATTTCGGAATGTTCCCCGCCAATTACGTGGAGCTCATCTAG
- the dbnlb gene encoding drebrin-like b isoform X2, with translation MAVNLSKNGPALTAAFKEVVDEKSNTNWALFTYEGNSNDIRLAEKGDGGLEELVEELNSGKVMYAFCRVQDPNSGLPKYVLINWTGEGVKDARKGLCANHVSAMANFLKGAHVTINARAEEDVEPEVIMQKVAKASGANYSFHKEASSRFQDSGPQGPVGSVYQKTNAMSEIRKTNKDNFWAQAEKEEENRRQEERRRADEKRQNLEKEIKDREAKEALQRDKRDKERAIQIDEQKKYQQQQEAESKEQERARWEEQEENQAAQKKAVRRGESVEKANEAASLISQRAVNPREMFKQRERGITPSDSDVPSAAPASPQPEPDVDDGQSRCEYDEQEAAPQEQSEEVAPTANSYIQETAYEEPAQVEESNSCEVNAEDTSDRGICARALYDYQAADDTEISFDPDEIITGIEMIDEGWWRGFSPDGHFGMFPANYVELI, from the exons ATGGCAGTTAACCTAAGCAAAAATGGCCCTGCATTAACAGCTGCGTTTAAAGAAGTGGTAGATGAAAAGTCCAACACCAACTG GGCCTTGTTCACCTACGAGGGAAACAGTAATGATATCCGCCTGGCAGAAAAGGGGG ATGGAGGACTGGAGGAGTTGGTTGAAGAACTTAACAGTGGAAAAGTGATGTATGCTTTCTGTCGGGTCCAGGATCCAAACTCTGGTCTGCCTAAATATGTCCTCATCAACTGG ACTGGAGAGGGAGTGAAGGACGCCAGGAAAGGACTATGTGCAAATCATGTCAGTGCCATGGCCAATTTTCTTAAG GGGGCCCATGTCACAATAAACGCCAGAGCAGAGGAGGACGTGGAACCAGAGGTGATCATGCAAAAAGTGGCCAAAGCGTCGGGAGCCAACTACAGCTTCCACAAAGAAGCTTCCAGCCGCTTCCAGGACAGCGGTCCTCAGGGTCCTGTG GGCTCAGTGTACCAGAAGACCAACGCCATGTCTGAAATCAGAAAGACCAACAAAGACAACTTCTGGGCTCAGGCAGAG aaagaagaggaaaaccGTCGGCAGGAGGAGCGACGCAGGGCAGATGAGAAGCGCCAGAACCTGGAGAAAGagataaaagacagagaggCCAAGGAAGCGCTGCAGAGGGACAAAAGGGACAAAGAGCGGGCCATTCAAATCGATGAACAAAA GAAGTatcaacagcagcaggaagctgagagtaaagagcaggagagagcacgCTGG gaggagcaggaggagaaccAGGCAGCCCAGAAGAAAGCAGTCAGGAGAGGTGAATCTGTGGAAAAGGCCAAT gaGGCAGCTTCTCTCATCTCTCAGCGCGCTGTGAACCCCAGAGAGATGTtcaagcagagagagaggggaataACGCCCAGCGATTCAGACGTCCCCTCTGCTGCCCCTGCAAGCCCCCAGCCAG AGCCTGATGTGGATGATGGACAGTCCAGGTGTGAGTATGATGAGCAGGAGGCGGCCCCTCAGGAGCAGTCTGAAG AGGTGGCACCAACTGCCAACTCCTACATCCAAGAGACGGCTTATGAAGAGCCCGCTCAG GTGGAGGAGAGTAACTCCTGTGAGGTGAATGCTGAGGATACATCAGACAGAGGCATCTGTGCCAGAGCCTTATATGACTACCAGGCTG CTGATGACACAGAGATCTCATTTGACCCTGACGAGATCATCACAGGGATCGAGATGATAGACGAGGGCTGGTGGCGAGGCTTCAGCCCAGACGGCCATTTCGGAATGTTCCCCGCCAATTACGTGGAGCTCATCTAG